A genomic window from Candidatus Andeanibacterium colombiense includes:
- a CDS encoding DUF3833 family protein: MTIQSLRPMPRILFLFAAALIASSGTTQAQLEAAPTGRNFDPVAFFSGSTEGRGVLKKTFSAKQTTHVTGVGTMRADGHLIIDQEVRIEGEKIQNRHWQLHEVRPGNFSGTISDAKGVVTAAVAGNRLNISYKMKDGGMSVVQVLTMAADGRSVHNTMKIKKFGIVFATLDETIRKV, encoded by the coding sequence ATGACAATCCAATCGCTTCGGCCGATGCCGAGAATCCTGTTTTTGTTCGCCGCGGCGCTCATCGCGAGTTCCGGCACGACGCAGGCGCAGCTCGAAGCCGCTCCCACCGGTCGCAATTTCGATCCGGTCGCCTTCTTCAGCGGATCGACCGAAGGGCGCGGCGTTCTCAAGAAGACATTCTCAGCCAAACAGACGACTCATGTCACCGGCGTCGGGACGATGCGTGCCGATGGTCACCTGATCATCGACCAGGAGGTCCGGATCGAAGGCGAGAAGATCCAGAATCGCCACTGGCAATTGCACGAGGTCAGGCCGGGCAATTTTTCCGGCACGATCAGCGACGCGAAGGGCGTGGTCACGGCCGCCGTCGCTGGCAACCGGCTCAACATCAGCTATAAGATGAAGGATGGCGGCATGTCGGTCGTGCAAGTTCTGACGATGGCAGCCGACGGGCGCAGCGTTCACAATACGATGAAGATCAAGAAGTTCGGGATCGTCTTCGCGACGCTCGACGAAACCATCCGCAAGGTTTGA
- a CDS encoding helix-turn-helix transcriptional regulator: protein MSERNLLGAFLRNRRSRLDPATFGFAAGRRRTPGLRREEVAQRANISPTWYTWLEQGRGGAPSADVLDRIATGLMLTAPEREHLFVLGLGRLPEARYRIRDGISPRLQRVLDALLFSPALIRTPTWDIVGWNRAAAALLTDYAAIPPKERNVLRLMFGSSRVREAQGDWQSVARFVVGSLRADAIRAGADTEVAELAEELSRISPEFAALWQDNEVISVADGNKSLHHPELGAIDLEFSTFAVDGRPDLAMVVYNPATEESARRIAAYLEQSG, encoded by the coding sequence ATGAGCGAGCGGAACCTTCTTGGGGCCTTCCTGCGCAATCGGCGCAGCCGGCTCGATCCCGCGACCTTCGGGTTCGCTGCCGGGCGCCGCCGCACGCCAGGCCTGCGCCGCGAGGAAGTGGCGCAGCGGGCGAACATCAGCCCGACCTGGTACACCTGGCTGGAACAGGGGCGGGGCGGGGCGCCCTCGGCCGATGTGCTCGACCGGATCGCAACCGGCCTGATGCTGACCGCACCCGAGCGCGAACATCTCTTCGTGCTCGGGCTCGGCCGCCTCCCGGAAGCGCGCTACCGGATCCGGGACGGCATCAGCCCGCGCTTGCAACGGGTGCTCGACGCGCTGCTGTTCAGCCCGGCGCTGATCCGGACCCCGACTTGGGACATCGTCGGCTGGAACCGCGCGGCCGCGGCGTTGCTGACCGATTACGCCGCGATCCCCCCGAAGGAGCGCAACGTGCTGCGCCTTATGTTCGGCAGTTCCCGCGTGCGCGAAGCACAGGGAGACTGGCAGAGCGTCGCGCGCTTCGTGGTCGGTTCGCTGCGCGCCGATGCGATCAGGGCGGGGGCGGACACGGAGGTAGCGGAACTTGCCGAGGAACTGTCGCGCATCAGCCCGGAGTTCGCGGCCCTGTGGCAAGACAACGAGGTGATCAGCGTGGCGGACGGTAACAAATCGCTCCACCATCCCGAGCTTGGCGCGATCGATCTCGAATTCTCGACCTTCGCGGTCGACGGGCGGCCCGATCTGGCGATGGTGGTCTACAACCCTGCCACTGAAGAGAGCGCCAGGCGCATCGCCGCGTACCTCGAACAGTCCGGATAG
- a CDS encoding SDR family oxidoreductase, producing MRVFLTGATGFIGSHIVPQLLGGGHSVLGMTRSAAGAEALAAAGASTHHAELGDLAAIRAGAAQADAVIHTAFDHDFSKFAANCEQDRQVIEALGEELKGSNRPLLITSGVGMGGQDDGGPALETIFNAGHPNPRIASELAGLAVRDAGVDVRVVRLPQVHDTTRQGLITYSIAIGREKGTAAYIGKGLNRWSAAHVADVAELYRLVLEKGQAGERYHAVAEEGVVARAIAEVVGAGLGVPVKSISPDEAADYFGWFGIFAGLDMAASSALTRERLQWNPTGPGLIEDLEAHDYSSAQ from the coding sequence ATGCGCGTATTCCTGACCGGCGCGACCGGCTTCATCGGCTCGCATATCGTGCCGCAACTCCTCGGCGGGGGTCATTCGGTGCTGGGCATGACCCGCTCTGCCGCCGGCGCCGAAGCGCTCGCTGCGGCCGGTGCCTCGACCCATCACGCCGAGCTCGGCGATCTCGCCGCGATCCGCGCGGGCGCGGCGCAGGCTGACGCGGTGATCCACACCGCCTTCGACCATGATTTCAGCAAATTCGCCGCGAATTGCGAGCAGGACCGACAGGTGATCGAAGCGCTCGGCGAGGAACTCAAGGGATCGAACCGCCCGCTGCTGATCACCTCCGGCGTCGGCATGGGCGGACAGGATGATGGCGGACCTGCGCTCGAGACGATCTTCAACGCCGGGCATCCGAACCCGCGGATTGCATCGGAACTGGCGGGCCTCGCGGTGCGGGATGCCGGCGTCGATGTGCGGGTGGTGCGGCTGCCGCAGGTGCATGACACGACCAGGCAGGGCTTGATCACCTACTCCATCGCGATCGGCCGGGAGAAAGGCACCGCCGCCTATATCGGCAAAGGCCTTAATCGCTGGTCCGCGGCGCATGTCGCCGACGTCGCCGAGCTTTACCGCCTTGTGCTCGAAAAGGGGCAAGCGGGCGAGCGCTATCACGCGGTTGCCGAGGAAGGCGTCGTCGCCCGCGCGATCGCCGAGGTGGTCGGCGCCGGTCTCGGCGTGCCGGTCAAATCCATCTCGCCGGACGAAGCTGCGGACTATTTCGGGTGGTTCGGGATCTTCGCCGGGCTCGACATGGCCGCATCGAGCGCCCTGACGCGCGAACGTCTGCAGTGGAACCCGACCGGACCGGGGCTGATCGAAGACCTCGAAGCCCACGACTATTCCAGCGCGCAATAG
- a CDS encoding DUF1489 domain-containing protein — translation MPLHMTKIAYSATSVEDLRSWVERGPEALMTTRYLPKRHEEMIGGSLYWIFEHAIIARSPILGFEQREDRRWTIRLAPQLIAVDPRAKRAHQGWRYLEDDNAPRDLSGAELEGDILPGRLVKDLAKLGLV, via the coding sequence ATGCCCCTCCACATGACCAAGATCGCCTATTCCGCCACCAGCGTGGAAGACCTCCGCAGCTGGGTCGAGCGCGGGCCGGAGGCGCTGATGACCACGCGCTACCTGCCCAAGCGGCACGAGGAGATGATCGGCGGCTCGCTCTACTGGATTTTCGAGCATGCGATCATCGCGCGCTCGCCGATCCTCGGCTTCGAACAGCGTGAAGACCGCCGCTGGACGATCCGCCTCGCGCCGCAGCTGATCGCGGTCGATCCCCGCGCCAAACGCGCTCACCAGGGCTGGCGTTATCTTGAGGACGACAACGCCCCGCGCGATCTGAGCGGCGCCGAACTCGAGGGCGACATACTGCCCGGCCGGCTGGTCAAGGATCTGGCGAAGCTGGGGCTGGTTTGA
- a CDS encoding glycosyltransferase, producing the protein MANAPRKLLITTWEGGGSVGPALTVARKLVDAGHDVRVMSDECNRAEAAKAGARFVPWTRAPSRKDRSKESEVLRDWESADMAESFKRVVDQLVAGPSLRYAEDTIEELRKEPADLVVSNELLLGVMAGCEAIGTPFAMMPVNSMLMTVKGAIEMGMLQHFEANPPSDPGDQMKFAVVSAMQACFMHGLEAMNATRAALGLPPIAHLFEQFVPAKKVLLAVSPAFDFVPAQIPPNFSYIGAQLDDPAWTAPWQSPWPADDPRPLVLVGFSTTFQNQTALLQAAIDALGTLPVRGLVTLGPTIAVEELNAPANVEIVPSAPHGEVMKQASLVITHGGFGTLAKALANRLPALVMPQGRDQGGNAEKLMAHGAGLALPPTADSATIAGAVEKLLADPAYAAAAGKLGEAIEREMRESAVVSELEALAA; encoded by the coding sequence ATGGCCAATGCCCCCCGCAAGTTGCTCATCACCACCTGGGAAGGCGGCGGCTCGGTCGGCCCCGCGCTGACGGTCGCGCGCAAGCTGGTTGATGCGGGGCACGATGTCAGGGTGATGAGCGACGAGTGCAACCGGGCCGAGGCAGCCAAGGCCGGAGCGCGCTTCGTGCCCTGGACTCGCGCGCCGAGCCGCAAGGACCGTTCGAAGGAGAGCGAAGTCCTGCGCGACTGGGAAAGCGCGGACATGGCCGAAAGCTTCAAGCGGGTCGTCGACCAGCTCGTCGCCGGCCCGTCGCTGCGCTACGCCGAGGATACGATCGAGGAACTGCGCAAGGAACCCGCCGACCTGGTGGTCAGCAACGAGCTGCTGCTGGGCGTGATGGCCGGCTGCGAGGCGATCGGCACGCCCTTCGCGATGATGCCGGTCAATTCGATGCTGATGACGGTCAAGGGCGCGATCGAGATGGGCATGTTGCAGCACTTCGAAGCCAATCCGCCGAGCGATCCGGGCGACCAGATGAAATTCGCGGTGGTCAGCGCGATGCAGGCCTGTTTCATGCACGGGCTCGAAGCGATGAATGCCACCCGCGCCGCGCTGGGCCTGCCGCCGATCGCGCATCTGTTCGAACAATTCGTGCCGGCGAAGAAGGTGCTGCTGGCGGTGAGCCCGGCGTTCGATTTCGTGCCGGCGCAAATCCCGCCCAATTTCTCTTACATCGGCGCACAGCTCGACGATCCGGCGTGGACCGCCCCGTGGCAATCGCCGTGGCCGGCCGACGATCCGCGCCCGCTGGTGCTGGTCGGGTTCTCGACCACGTTCCAGAACCAGACCGCGCTGCTGCAGGCGGCGATCGACGCGCTCGGCACGCTCCCGGTGCGCGGGTTGGTGACGCTCGGGCCGACCATCGCGGTCGAGGAACTGAACGCTCCCGCCAATGTCGAAATCGTCCCCAGCGCCCCGCATGGCGAGGTGATGAAGCAGGCGAGCCTGGTCATCACCCACGGCGGCTTCGGTACGCTCGCCAAGGCACTGGCGAACCGTCTGCCGGCACTGGTGATGCCGCAGGGGCGCGACCAGGGCGGCAATGCTGAAAAGCTGATGGCCCACGGCGCCGGCCTCGCCCTGCCCCCAACCGCCGACTCGGCGACGATCGCCGGGGCAGTCGAGAAATTGCTCGCCGATCCGGCCTATGCCGCCGCGGCGGGCAAGCTCGGCGAAGCCATCGAGCGCGAGATGCGCGAGAGCGCCGTGGTCAGCGAGCTGGAGGCGCTGGCGGCCTAG
- a CDS encoding DsbA family oxidoreductase has translation MNEDLPPERPRVAVDIWSDVMCPWCAIGYTQFARALKELEGEIDVEIRWMPFELNPDMPLEGRSQAEHLAAVYDRSEEEVAEMRARLLEVAQAAGFPMAYEGEGGGPTPMMWNTFEAHKLLRWALTVEGMEAQTALSLALFRAHFQQRRQIGKRSVLLDVAENLGFDRRELEEALDEEALGIAVRLEEQRAREANITSVPSFIVNGRYLIPGAQEPEVYRETLRKVVELARAG, from the coding sequence ATGAACGAAGACCTTCCCCCAGAAAGACCTCGGGTCGCGGTCGATATCTGGTCCGACGTGATGTGCCCGTGGTGCGCGATCGGCTACACCCAGTTCGCCCGGGCGCTGAAGGAGCTTGAGGGCGAGATCGACGTCGAAATTCGCTGGATGCCGTTCGAGCTCAATCCGGATATGCCGCTGGAAGGCCGCAGCCAGGCCGAGCATCTCGCGGCGGTGTATGATCGCAGCGAGGAGGAAGTCGCGGAAATGCGCGCGCGGCTGCTCGAAGTGGCGCAGGCGGCGGGGTTTCCGATGGCTTACGAAGGCGAGGGAGGAGGCCCCACGCCGATGATGTGGAACACCTTCGAAGCGCATAAATTGCTGCGCTGGGCGCTGACGGTCGAGGGGATGGAGGCGCAGACCGCGCTGTCGCTCGCACTGTTCCGCGCGCATTTCCAGCAGCGGCGCCAGATCGGCAAGCGCTCGGTGCTGCTCGACGTGGCCGAGAACCTCGGCTTCGATCGGCGCGAGCTGGAAGAGGCGCTCGACGAGGAAGCGCTCGGCATCGCGGTGCGGCTGGAGGAACAGCGCGCGCGCGAAGCGAATATCACTTCGGTCCCCAGCTTCATCGTCAACGGCCGCTATCTGATCCCCGGCGCGCAGGAGCCTGAGGTGTACCGCGAAACCCTGCGCAAGGTGGTGGAGCTTGCGCGGGCGGGCTAG
- the nudC gene encoding NAD(+) diphosphatase yields the protein MSCCSVAFAGSQMDRADPIRSDPERLAALRSPQASLLLLDGLAPELDGSNGLRWGRLSDAPEGAELVFLGLRGGFGHFAAVPDEGSTDPAYSPQDAVRKAWAAIGLMSGEDLAIYGGARSLVDWHARHRFCAKCGSPTVIAKGGWQRSCTNPACKAEHFPRVDPVTIMLVEHDGKLLLGRQPRFPPRRFSALAGFVEPGESVEEAVAREVLEEAGVRVRDVTYVASQPWPFPSQLMLGCHAFAESAGLLIDTTELEEAHWFTRDEIAAAMAGAEDGRLLTPPPVAIAHSLLKWWLDR from the coding sequence ATGAGCTGCTGCAGCGTCGCCTTCGCGGGATCGCAGATGGACCGGGCGGACCCGATCCGCTCCGATCCCGAGCGGCTGGCCGCGCTCAGGAGCCCGCAGGCAAGCCTGCTGCTGCTCGACGGACTCGCGCCGGAGCTGGATGGCAGCAACGGCCTCAGGTGGGGCCGGCTGAGTGATGCGCCCGAAGGGGCGGAACTGGTGTTCCTCGGCCTGCGCGGCGGGTTCGGCCATTTTGCCGCGGTGCCGGATGAGGGCAGCACCGATCCGGCCTATTCGCCGCAGGATGCGGTGCGCAAGGCCTGGGCCGCGATCGGGCTGATGAGCGGCGAGGACCTCGCGATCTACGGCGGCGCGCGCAGCCTGGTCGATTGGCATGCGCGGCACCGCTTCTGCGCCAAATGCGGATCGCCCACCGTGATTGCCAAGGGCGGGTGGCAGCGCAGCTGCACCAACCCGGCGTGCAAGGCCGAGCATTTTCCGCGGGTCGATCCGGTCACGATCATGCTGGTCGAACATGACGGGAAGCTGCTGCTCGGCCGCCAGCCGCGCTTTCCGCCGCGGCGGTTCTCGGCTTTGGCCGGCTTCGTCGAGCCGGGCGAATCGGTCGAGGAAGCGGTCGCCCGAGAAGTGTTGGAGGAAGCCGGGGTGCGGGTGCGCGATGTGACCTATGTCGCAAGCCAGCCGTGGCCGTTCCCGTCGCAATTGATGCTCGGCTGCCATGCCTTCGCCGAAAGCGCGGGGCTGCTGATCGACACGACCGAGCTGGAAGAGGCGCACTGGTTTACGCGCGACGAAATCGCCGCCGCGATGGCGGGCGCGGAGGACGGGCGCCTGCTGACCCCGCCGCCGGTGGCGATCGCGCATTCATTGCTGAAATGGTGGCTGGACAGATGA
- a CDS encoding serine hydrolase: protein MNALHSLPLSRRNLIRSAAALAGAAAFPLPLWAQEPERWPNLRKLCQDYVGRNKVANMVAFMGLGDRTPAVVAEGRDTMGGARKSDGDSLYRLYSMTKPITGMAAMILVDEGKLSLDQPLAEILPAFAKMQVQKKYDGSIGPENLEPAARPILIRNLLTHTAGLSYGIIQSGPIAKRATEIGVVSGQVSRVPVPGFERGTPVGSLAEFADRLATLPLVYQPGTRWSYSTGLDLMGRVIEVVSGQSFGGFLQDRILGPCGMASTGFQVAPADAARLTTNYGVVDGMLLPIDPAQSSIYLDRPPFPFGGAGLVGSPRDYDRFLTMIGNYGMLDGKRVMSESAVRLGTSNLLPEGASTKGTAVEGYGFGAGGRQGGPHGNNYGWAGAAGTIGFVSMASGLRSGLYTQYMPSGAYPLNRAFEEAVLADVRQLLRAGA from the coding sequence ATGAATGCCTTGCACAGCCTGCCGCTTTCGCGCCGGAACCTGATCCGCTCGGCCGCGGCGCTGGCGGGTGCGGCGGCGTTTCCGTTGCCGCTGTGGGCGCAGGAGCCGGAGCGTTGGCCGAATCTGCGCAAGCTGTGCCAGGATTATGTCGGCCGGAACAAGGTCGCCAACATGGTCGCCTTCATGGGGCTGGGCGACCGCACGCCTGCGGTGGTGGCCGAGGGCCGCGACACGATGGGCGGGGCGCGCAAGAGCGACGGGGACAGCCTCTACCGGCTCTATTCGATGACCAAGCCGATCACCGGCATGGCCGCGATGATCCTGGTCGACGAGGGCAAATTGTCGCTCGACCAGCCGCTTGCGGAGATTCTTCCTGCCTTCGCGAAAATGCAGGTGCAGAAGAAATACGACGGTTCGATCGGTCCCGAAAATCTCGAGCCGGCGGCGCGCCCGATCCTGATCCGCAATCTGCTGACCCACACCGCCGGCCTGTCCTACGGAATCATCCAGAGCGGCCCGATCGCCAAGCGGGCGACCGAGATCGGCGTGGTCAGCGGGCAGGTCAGCCGCGTCCCGGTACCCGGTTTCGAGCGCGGCACGCCGGTCGGCAGCCTGGCCGAATTCGCGGACCGGCTCGCGACCTTGCCGCTGGTCTATCAGCCCGGCACCAGATGGTCCTATTCCACCGGGCTCGATCTGATGGGCCGGGTGATCGAGGTGGTGAGCGGGCAGAGCTTCGGCGGTTTCCTGCAGGACCGCATTCTCGGCCCCTGCGGCATGGCCAGCACGGGCTTCCAGGTCGCACCGGCCGACGCCGCGCGGCTGACGACCAATTACGGAGTGGTCGATGGGATGCTGCTGCCGATCGATCCGGCGCAAAGCTCGATCTATCTCGACAGACCGCCGTTTCCGTTCGGCGGAGCCGGGCTGGTGGGATCCCCGCGCGATTACGATCGCTTCCTCACAATGATCGGCAATTACGGCATGCTCGACGGCAAACGGGTAATGAGCGAGTCTGCGGTACGGCTCGGCACGTCGAACCTGTTGCCCGAAGGCGCCTCGACCAAGGGCACGGCGGTCGAGGGTTACGGTTTCGGCGCGGGCGGCCGGCAGGGCGGGCCGCATGGCAACAATTATGGCTGGGCCGGTGCCGCGGGCACGATCGGCTTTGTCAGCATGGCGAGCGGGCTGCGCAGCGGGCTCTACACCCAGTACATGCCCTCCGGCGCCTATCCGCTGAACCGCGCGTTCGAAGAGGCGGTGCTGGCGGACGTGCGGCAGTTGCTGCGAGCCGGCGCATGA
- a CDS encoding glucose 1-dehydrogenase, giving the protein MSRLAGKVAVVTGASKGIGAHIAKALAAEGASVVVNYASSKDGADTVVSEIRSAGGTAIAVQGDVSSAEQADGIVAAAIEQFGRLDVLVNNSGVYEFAAIEDTTEELYRRMFGINVLGLLLVTKAAVPHLGEGASIINISSGATSLFPAASSIYTGTKGAVDAITGVLANELGPRKIRVNAISPGIVETEGTHTAGFVGSDFFADIVAQTPLGRSGQPEDIAGVAVFLASEDARWLTGEKLLASGGLR; this is encoded by the coding sequence ATGTCCAGACTCGCAGGCAAGGTCGCGGTCGTCACCGGCGCATCGAAGGGCATCGGCGCGCATATCGCCAAGGCACTGGCGGCGGAAGGCGCGTCAGTCGTGGTGAACTACGCGTCGAGCAAGGACGGGGCCGATACGGTCGTGTCGGAGATCCGGTCGGCCGGCGGCACGGCGATCGCGGTGCAGGGCGATGTCTCCAGCGCGGAGCAGGCGGACGGCATCGTCGCAGCGGCGATCGAGCAGTTCGGCCGGCTCGACGTGCTGGTCAATAATTCGGGCGTGTACGAGTTCGCGGCGATCGAGGATACGACCGAGGAACTGTATCGCAGGATGTTCGGCATCAATGTGCTCGGCCTGTTGTTGGTCACCAAGGCGGCTGTCCCGCACCTCGGCGAAGGCGCCAGCATCATCAACATCTCGTCCGGCGCGACCAGCCTGTTTCCGGCGGCGTCGAGCATCTATACCGGCACCAAGGGCGCGGTTGACGCGATCACCGGGGTGCTCGCCAACGAGCTCGGCCCGCGCAAGATCCGGGTCAACGCGATCAGTCCCGGGATCGTCGAGACCGAGGGCACGCACACCGCCGGCTTCGTCGGGTCCGATTTTTTCGCGGACATCGTCGCCCAGACACCGCTTGGCCGCAGCGGCCAGCCCGAAGACATAGCCGGCGTCGCGGTGTTCCTGGCTTCGGAAGATGCCCGCTGGCTGACGGGCGAGAAGCTGCTGGCCAGCGGCGGACTGCGCTGA
- a CDS encoding helix-turn-helix domain-containing protein, with product MRPLLHPSIEDVQPEAILHALSDPVRVAIFAGITRTACGQTCTSFASVGDRVIPKSSLSHHFKILREAGLIRSQRQGVEMRNTARCDEVNGRFPGLLQAILDAYKTGSAG from the coding sequence GTGAGACCGCTGCTTCACCCCTCGATCGAAGACGTCCAGCCGGAGGCGATCCTTCATGCTTTGTCGGACCCGGTTCGCGTCGCGATCTTTGCCGGCATCACCCGGACGGCCTGCGGACAGACCTGTACGAGCTTCGCTTCGGTGGGCGACCGGGTGATCCCCAAGTCGTCGCTTTCCCATCATTTCAAGATCCTGCGCGAAGCGGGGCTGATCCGCTCCCAACGACAGGGTGTGGAAATGCGCAACACCGCGCGCTGCGATGAGGTGAACGGGCGCTTTCCGGGGCTGCTCCAGGCGATCCTGGACGCGTATAAGACGGGCTCGGCCGGATAG
- a CDS encoding AEC family transporter translates to MLAVLSIVLPIFALIFAGWGARRIGVLGPHATNELNRFVVYLALPALLFDIVAKARWSDIWQPGFIGAFGLGAALVFVFTVAIRLRARLHLADAAIDGLNAAYANTAFIGFPLTLAVFGPAALPPTLIATIVTVCLLFAAALVLIEIGLQTERHPRRMAAKVAGSLARNPLLVAPALGALFLAFGIGVPAPLDRFLTLLGGAASPCALVALGLFLARERPADARPAHGATALLVALKLVAQPLVTWLLAAYVFHLSPQLTHIAVLIAALPNGTGAFMLAEFYRREAGVTSRALLVSTVLSLATITLYLSFVHAG, encoded by the coding sequence GTGCTCGCCGTCCTATCCATCGTTCTGCCGATCTTCGCGCTGATCTTCGCCGGCTGGGGCGCGCGGCGGATCGGCGTGCTCGGCCCGCATGCGACGAACGAGCTAAACCGCTTCGTGGTCTATCTCGCGCTGCCCGCGCTGCTGTTCGACATCGTCGCGAAGGCGCGGTGGAGCGATATCTGGCAGCCCGGCTTCATCGGCGCCTTCGGCCTCGGCGCAGCGTTGGTATTCGTCTTCACTGTCGCGATCCGGCTGCGCGCGCGGCTGCATCTCGCCGATGCGGCGATCGACGGGCTGAACGCCGCCTATGCCAATACCGCCTTCATCGGCTTCCCGCTGACATTGGCGGTATTCGGGCCGGCGGCGCTTCCCCCCACGCTGATCGCGACGATCGTCACTGTCTGCCTGCTGTTCGCCGCTGCGCTGGTGCTGATCGAGATCGGCCTGCAGACCGAGCGCCATCCCCGGCGGATGGCCGCCAAGGTCGCCGGCTCGCTCGCGCGCAACCCGCTGCTGGTGGCGCCGGCGCTGGGCGCGCTGTTCCTCGCCTTCGGCATTGGCGTGCCCGCGCCGCTGGATCGATTCCTGACCCTGCTGGGCGGCGCCGCCTCGCCCTGCGCGCTGGTCGCGCTCGGCCTGTTCCTCGCGCGCGAACGACCCGCCGACGCCCGGCCCGCCCACGGGGCGACCGCACTGCTGGTCGCGCTCAAGCTGGTCGCACAGCCGCTGGTCACCTGGCTGCTCGCGGCTTACGTGTTCCACCTGTCTCCGCAGCTGACCCACATCGCGGTGCTGATTGCCGCGCTGCCCAACGGCACCGGAGCCTTCATGCTCGCCGAATTCTACCGCCGCGAAGCCGGTGTCACCTCGCGCGCGCTGCTGGTTTCGACCGTCCTGTCGCTGGCAACGATCACGCTCTACCTGAGCTTCGTCCACGCGGGCTAG
- a CDS encoding DUF922 domain-containing protein, which translates to MRMLAIAVLLSATAAHAEVPLPFADIPSASVAWYDVTGATSAEIRTSMDAARPRDPNDGSAVDGLTSWEFKVSWQTDERGTCVASLEDLHFSATVHVPRLVGANIPPEVRARFDRFLASLLAHEDGHVRNAWDHRGDVAAAINAAGCSGAARAAQRATNAIAAQDVAYDKATDHGRTTIVSF; encoded by the coding sequence ATGCGAATGTTAGCGATCGCGGTTCTCCTTTCCGCCACCGCCGCCCACGCCGAGGTGCCGCTTCCCTTCGCCGACATCCCCAGCGCCTCGGTCGCCTGGTACGACGTCACCGGCGCCACTTCCGCCGAGATTCGCACCTCGATGGACGCGGCCCGCCCGCGCGATCCGAACGACGGCAGCGCGGTCGACGGGCTGACCAGCTGGGAATTCAAGGTCAGCTGGCAGACCGACGAGCGCGGCACGTGCGTCGCGAGCCTGGAAGACCTGCACTTCAGCGCCACGGTCCACGTGCCCCGGCTGGTTGGCGCTAACATTCCGCCCGAAGTGCGCGCGCGCTTCGACCGCTTCCTCGCCTCGCTGCTCGCGCATGAGGACGGCCACGTCCGCAACGCGTGGGACCACCGCGGCGACGTCGCCGCGGCGATCAACGCGGCGGGCTGCTCCGGCGCCGCCAGAGCCGCCCAGCGCGCGACCAATGCGATCGCCGCGCAGGATGTCGCCTACGACAAGGCGACCGACCACGGGCGGACCACGATCGTCTCGTTCTGA
- a CDS encoding A/G-specific adenine glycosylase, producing the protein MDASRTISEHLLGWYRSHARSLPWRAPPGSRAPDPYRVWLSEVMLQQTTVGAVIPYFAKFLALWPSVEALAAAPEADVMAAWAGLGYYSRARNLVACARAVAQLGAFPETEEGLRALPGLGAYTAAAVAAIAFGKRAVVVDANVERVVARLFAISDPLPGGRAAIRAATDSITPEQGAGDFAQALMDLGTAICTPRDPKCLLCPLSAECAGRAGGDPARFPVKAAKKPKPERVGTAFWIERDGKVWLVTRPPSGMLGGMRALPDDGWIARQDGSGKPPVTGGWREAGAVKHTFTHFHLTLRLWVLDAEGEPEGPGEWWPVERLEQAGLPTVFLKAARLGKA; encoded by the coding sequence ATGGACGCCAGCCGGACGATCTCGGAGCATCTCCTCGGCTGGTATCGCAGCCATGCGCGCAGTCTGCCGTGGCGCGCGCCGCCGGGCTCCCGGGCGCCGGATCCGTATCGCGTGTGGCTGAGCGAAGTGATGCTGCAGCAAACCACGGTGGGGGCGGTGATCCCCTATTTCGCGAAGTTCCTCGCCCTGTGGCCGAGCGTCGAGGCACTCGCCGCCGCGCCTGAGGCCGACGTGATGGCCGCCTGGGCCGGGCTCGGTTACTATTCTCGCGCGCGCAATCTCGTCGCCTGTGCGCGGGCGGTGGCGCAACTGGGCGCGTTTCCCGAGACCGAGGAGGGGCTGCGCGCGCTGCCCGGGCTCGGCGCCTATACCGCCGCGGCGGTCGCGGCGATCGCGTTCGGCAAGCGCGCGGTGGTGGTCGATGCGAATGTCGAACGGGTGGTCGCCCGGCTGTTCGCGATTTCCGACCCGCTGCCCGGCGGCAGGGCCGCGATCCGCGCGGCGACCGACAGCATCACGCCGGAACAGGGCGCGGGCGATTTCGCACAGGCGCTGATGGACCTCGGCACCGCGATCTGCACCCCGCGCGATCCGAAGTGCCTGCTGTGCCCGCTCTCGGCCGAATGCGCGGGCAGGGCGGGCGGCGATCCGGCGCGTTTCCCGGTCAAGGCGGCGAAGAAGCCCAAGCCCGAGCGGGTCGGCACCGCGTTCTGGATCGAGCGCGACGGGAAAGTCTGGCTGGTCACGCGCCCGCCCAGCGGGATGCTCGGCGGCATGCGGGCGCTGCCCGACGATGGCTGGATCGCCCGGCAGGACGGTTCGGGCAAGCCCCCGGTGACGGGAGGGTGGCGCGAGGCGGGAGCGGTGAAGCATACGTTCACGCATTTTCACCTGACATTGCGGCTTTGGGTACTCGATGCGGAGGGTGAGCCGGAGGGGCCGGGGGAGTGGTGGCCGGTCGAGCGGCTGGAACAGGCGGGCCTGCCGACAGTCTTCCTCAAAGCAGCGCGGCTCGGAAAGGCATGA